The Bacteroidota bacterium DNA segment TAATGAAGGCCATTGATCAGTATTATAACTCAAATCCCCCGTTACCGGCTTACCAGGCTTCGGTGACTAAAGAGGAAGCAGATACCCGTTATTATGACGACAACCAATGGATTGGGATCGCTGCCATGGATGTATACCACAGGACAAAAAAGAAAACATACCTCAAAATGGCCCAGGCTATTTACAAATTTATGATGACGGGCTATGATACTGTTTCAGGTGGCGGTATTTATTGGCGCGAAGGGGATAAGAAAACTAAAAATACCTGTTCCAACGGCCCTGGTATTTTGTTGTGCTTACAATTATATAAAAGCACTAAACAACAAGGGTATCTGGATACTGCCCTTTTGTTATACAGTTGGGTCAATAAATATTTACTTTCCCCCGAAGGGGTATACTATGATGCAATAAAAATTCCGGAGCTTACTGTTAATAAGGCAACTTATACATACAATACCGGTACCATGTTGCAATCGAATGTTTTGCTTTATGAAATATTACATCAGGAAAAGTATTTAATAGAAGCCAAAAGGATAGCCGCTGCTGCAGAAAAACATTTTTATGTGAATAACAAGCTCCCTGGTGATTATTGGTTTAATGCCGTATTGTTACGGGGTTTTGTTGAATTGTACCAGGTTGAAAAAGATAAAAA contains these protein-coding regions:
- a CDS encoding glycoside hydrolase family 76 protein; protein product: MYRRIVSLAIFFACVPLLAQHPNYNDHIRLLYKATVGDFFIPQAGLYKETNAVKNEKKYSYLWPLCALMQAANEMERLQPGKDYLNPVMKAIDQYYNSNPPLPAYQASVTKEEADTRYYDDNQWIGIAAMDVYHRTKKKTYLKMAQAIYKFMMTGYDTVSGGGIYWREGDKKTKNTCSNGPGILLCLQLYKSTKQQGYLDTALLLYSWVNKYLLSPEGVYYDAIKIPELTVNKATYTYNTGTMLQSNVLLYEILHQEKYLIEAKRIAAAAEKHFYVNNKLPGDYWFNAVLLRGFVELYQVEKDKKRLQFFMADAERVWQQEKDEKNLIGKKATKRLIDQSAMLEIFGRLQLLEQKTNSFLNK